A genomic segment from Bradyrhizobium diazoefficiens USDA 110 encodes:
- a CDS encoding Gfo/Idh/MocA family protein, translated as MTTQRLGLIMNGVTGRMGLNQHLIRSIVAIRDQGGVRLKNGDRIMPDPILVGRSAEKVEALAKRFNIARWTTDLDAALADKNDTMFFDAATTQARPGLLTQAINAGKHVYCEKPIATNFEEALEVVKLANSKGVKHGTVQDKLFLPGLKKIAFLRDSGFFGRILSVRGEFGYWVFEGGWQEAQRPSWNYRDEDGGGIILDMVCHWRYVLDNLFGNVQSVVCIGNTDIPERFDEQGKKYKATADDSAYATFQLEGGVIAHINMSWVTRVYRDDLVTFQVDGTHGSAVAGLSDCMIQARQATPRPVWNPDEKRLHDFYGDWQKLPDNVSYDNGFKEQWEMFIRHVYEDAPYKFTLLEGAKGVQLAECALKSWKERRWIDVAPIKA; from the coding sequence ATGACCACCCAACGCCTCGGCCTCATCATGAACGGTGTCACCGGCCGCATGGGGCTCAACCAGCATCTGATCCGCTCGATCGTCGCGATCCGCGACCAGGGCGGCGTCCGCTTGAAGAACGGCGACCGCATCATGCCCGATCCGATCCTGGTCGGCCGCAGCGCCGAGAAGGTCGAGGCGCTTGCAAAGCGCTTCAACATCGCGCGCTGGACCACCGACCTCGATGCGGCGCTGGCCGACAAGAACGACACCATGTTCTTCGACGCCGCGACCACGCAGGCGCGGCCGGGCCTGCTGACCCAGGCCATCAATGCCGGCAAGCACGTCTATTGCGAGAAGCCGATCGCGACGAACTTTGAAGAGGCCCTCGAGGTCGTCAAGCTCGCCAATTCCAAGGGCGTCAAGCACGGCACCGTGCAGGACAAGCTGTTCCTGCCCGGCCTGAAGAAGATCGCCTTCCTGCGCGACTCCGGCTTCTTCGGCCGCATCCTCTCGGTGCGCGGCGAGTTCGGCTATTGGGTGTTCGAGGGCGGCTGGCAGGAGGCGCAGCGGCCGTCCTGGAACTACCGCGACGAGGACGGCGGCGGCATCATCCTCGACATGGTCTGCCACTGGCGCTACGTGCTCGACAACCTCTTTGGCAACGTCCAGAGCGTGGTCTGCATCGGCAACACCGACATCCCCGAGCGTTTTGACGAGCAGGGCAAGAAGTACAAGGCGACCGCGGACGATTCCGCCTACGCGACCTTCCAGCTCGAGGGCGGCGTCATCGCCCATATCAACATGTCCTGGGTGACGCGCGTCTATCGCGACGACCTCGTCACCTTCCAGGTCGACGGCACGCACGGCTCGGCGGTCGCCGGCCTTTCCGATTGCATGATCCAGGCGCGGCAGGCGACGCCCCGGCCGGTGTGGAATCCGGACGAGAAGCGGCTGCATGATTTCTACGGCGACTGGCAGAAGCTGCCGGACAACGTCTCCTACGACAACGGTTTCAAGGAACAGTGGGAGATGTTCATCCGTCACGTCTACGAGGACGCGCCCTACAAGTTCACGCTGCTCGAAGGCGCCAAGGGCGTGCAGCTCGCCGAATGCGCGCTGAAGAGCTGGAAGGAGCGGCGCTGGATCGA